One region of Endozoicomonas sp. Mp262 genomic DNA includes:
- a CDS encoding DUF2065 domain-containing protein, with product MSLGQQILVALSLMLVLEGVVPFLYPQRWRLLVSRLSEVDDRQLRVTGLASMLVGVVLLYLTNS from the coding sequence ATGAGTCTTGGGCAACAGATCCTGGTGGCTCTCAGTCTGATGCTGGTGCTCGAGGGTGTAGTACCATTCCTCTATCCGCAACGCTGGCGCCTGTTGGTATCAAGGCTGTCCGAAGTCGATGACCGACAGCTAAGGGTCACGGGGCTGGCCAGTATGCTGGTGGGTGTTGTCCTGCTTTATCTCACGAACAGCTAG